One Hemibagrus wyckioides isolate EC202008001 linkage group LG07, SWU_Hwy_1.0, whole genome shotgun sequence DNA segment encodes these proteins:
- the copb2 gene encoding coatomer subunit beta' isoform X1, translating into MPLRLDIKRKLTARSDRVKSVDLHPTEPWMLASLYNGSVCVWNHETQTLVKTFEVCDLPVRAAKFVARKNWVITGADDMQIRVFNYNTLERVHMFEAHSDYIRCIAVHPTQPYILTSSDDMLIKLWDWEKKWSCSQVFEGHTHYVMQIVINPKDNNQFASASLDRTIKVWQLGSSSPNFTLEGHEKGVNCIDYYSGGDKPYLISGADDRLVKIWDYQNKTCVQTLEGHAQNVSCVSFHPELPIIVTGSEDGTVRIWHSSTYRLESTLNYGMERVWCVCGLRGSNNVALGYDEGSIIIKLGREEPAMSMDTNGKIIWAKHSEVQQANLKAMGDTEIKDGERLPLAVKDMGSCEIYPQTIQHNPNGRFVVVCGDGEYIIYTAMALRNKSFGSAQEFVWAHDSSEYAIRESNSVVKIFKNFKEKKSFKPDFGAEGIYGGFLLGVRSVNGLAFYDWENTELIRRIEIQPKHIFWSDSGELVCIATEESFFILRYLADKVAASQESNEGVTEDGIEDAFEVQGEIQEIVKTGLWVGDCFIYTSSVNRLNYFVGGEIVTIAHLDRTMYLLGYIPKDDRLYLGDKELNIVSYSLLVSVLEYQTAVMRRDFSMADKVLPTIPKEQRTRVAHFLEKQGFKQQALAVSTDPEHRFELALQLGELKIGYQLAVEAESEQKWKQLAELAISKCQFGLAQECLHHAQDYGGLLLLATASGNAAMVSKLAEGAERDGKNNVAFMTYFLQGKLDQCLELLIRTNRLPEAAFLARTYLPSQVSRVVKLWRESLAKVNQKAAESLADPTEYENLFPGLKEAFVAEQYLRETCLGKSRPATDYPLVTPNEERNVLEEATGYEPKGVLPTQTKQTADPEKATEEVEPVPVVIAAPVAAPVASVAPPKSEPAKNEMDDLTKFREKTLEELEDDLDNLELDDIDTTDVNLDDDFLDD; encoded by the exons ATG CCTCTCAGGCTGGACATCAAGCGCAAGCTCACAGCTCGGTCGGACCGCGTCAAAAGCGTGGATCTCCATCCCACCGAGCCATGGATGCTGGCCAGTCTCTACAACGGCAGCGTGTGCGTCTGGAACCATGAAACACAA ACCTTGGTGAAGACGTTTGAAGTGTGCGACCTGCCAGTGAGAGCTGCAAAGTTTGTCGCCAGGAAGAACTGGGTCATCACCGGAGCA GACGACATGCAGATCCGTGTTTTCAACTACAACACGTTAGAGCGGGTGCACATGTTCGAGGCGCATTCAGATTACATCCGCTGCATCGCCGTGCACCCTACTCAACCCTACATCCTTACTAGCAgtg atgataTGCTCATTAAGCTGTGGGACTGGGAGAAGAAATGGTCATGCAGTCAGGTGTTCGAGGGCCACACGCATTACGTCATGCAGATTGTCATCAACCCTAAAGACAACAACCAGTTTGCGAGTGCATCTCTGGACAGAACCATTAAG gtGTGGCAGCTGGGTTCCTCATCCCCCAACTTTACTCTGGAGGGCCATGAGAAAGGCGTGAACTGCATTGATTATTACAGCGGGGGAGATAAGCCGTATCTCATTTCAGGTGCTGATGACAGGCTGGTGAAGATCTGGGACTACCAG AATAAGACGTGCGTGCAGACGCTGGAAGGTCATGCCCAGAACGTGTCATGCGTGAGCTTCCACCCTGAGCTGCCGATCATCGTTACAGGATCCGAAGACG GCACAGTACGTATCTGGCACTCCAGCACCTATCGCCTGGAGAGTACGCTGAACTATGGCATGGagagggtgtggtgtgtgtgtggtctgcgTGGTTCCAACAACGTTGCACTTGGGTACGACGAGGGAAGCATTATTATTAAG CTTGGTCGTGAGGAACCTGCCATGTCCATGGACACCAACGGTAAGATCATCTGGGCCAAGCATTCAGAGGTACAGCAGGCAAACCTGAAGGCCATGGGAGACACGGAGATTAAAGACGGAGAGAGGCTGCCACTAGCCGTCAAAGACATGGGCAGCTGTGAGATTTACCCCCAGACTATTCAACACAATCCTAACGGAAG GTTCGTGGTGGTTTGCGGAGATGGAGAGTACATCATCTACACGGCCATGGCTCTGAGGAACAAGAGCTTCGGCTCCGCTCAGGAGTTTGTCTGGGCCCATGATTCTTCTGA GTATGCAATCAGAGAAAGCAACAGCGTGGTGAAAATCTTCAAGAACTTTAAGGAGAAGAAGTCCTTCAAGCCTGACTTTGGGGCAGAGG GTATCTACGGTGGCTTTCTATTGGGCGTCAGGTCCGTAAACGGCTTGGCTTTCTACGACTGGGAGAACACGGAGCTCATACGGCGCATTGAAATCCAGCCCAAACAC ATCTTCTGGTCAGACTCTGGAGAGCTGGTGTGCATCGCCACGGAGGAGTCGTTCTTCATCCTGCGCTACCTGGCAGACAAAGTGGCCGCGTCGCAGGAGTCCAACGAAGGGGTTACCGAGGATGGCATTGAGGATGCTTTTGAG gtccaAGGAGAGATACAGGAGATTGTAAAGACAGGTCTGTGGGTGGGAGACTGCTTCATCTACACCAGCTCTGTCAACCGGCTGAACTACTTTGTTGGAGGAGAGATCGTCACCATTGCTCACCTGGATAG GACCATGTACCTGCTGGGCTACATCCCTAAAGATGACCGTCTGTACCTGGGTGACAAGGAGCTGAACATTGTCAGTTATTCGCTGCTGGTGTCGGTGTTGGAGTACCAGACAGCCGTCATGCGGCGCGACTTCTCCATGGCTGACAAAGTGCTTCCCACCATTCCAAAAGAGCAGAGGACCAGGGTGGCCCACTTCCTGGAGAAACAG ggTTTCAAACAGCAAGCCCTGGCTGTGTCCACTGACCCCGAGCACAGGTTTGAGCTTGCTCTACAACTAGGGGAACTGAAGATTGGCTATCAGCTAGCAGTAGAAGCCGAG tctgAGCAAAAGTGGAAGCAGCTGGCAGAGCTGGCTATCAGTAAGTGCCAGTTTGGCTTGGCACAGGAGTGCCTTCATCACGCCCAGGACTATGGAGGCCTGCTGCTGTTGGCTACAGCCTCTGGCAACGCCGCTATGGTGAGCAAACTGGCTGAGGGTGCTGAACGCGACGGCAAGAACAACGTTGCCTTCATGACCTACTTCTTGCAGGGAAA GCTGGACCAGTGTCTGGAACTTCTGATTAGGACCAATCGGTTACCTGAGGCCGCCTTCCTCGCTCGCACCTACCTGCCCAGCCAAGTGTCCAG AGTGGTAAAGCTGTGGAGAGAGAGCCTGGCAAAAGTAAACCAGAAAGCCGCAGAGTCGCTGGCCGACCCCACCGAATACGAGAACCTGTTCCCTGGGCTGAAGGAGGCTTTCGTTGCTGAGCAGTACCTCAGAGAGACCTGCCTGGGCAAGAGCAGACCCGCCACCGACTATCCACTGGTCACG CCTAATGAGGAGCGCAATGTGCTAGAAGAAGCCACCGGTTATGAACCCAAAGGTGTACTTCCCACCCAGACAAAG CAGACTGCTGACCCTGAGAAGGCTACAGAAGAAGTGGAACCAGTACCAGTGGTCATAGCTGCTCCTGTAGCTGCTCCAGTAGCTAGTGTGGCTCCTCCAAaatcagagcctgctaaaaacgAAATGGATGACCTGACAAAGTTCAGAGAAAAG ACTCTGGAGGAACTAGAGGATGACCTAGACAACCTGGAGCTGGACGACATTGACACTACAGACGTCAACCTGGACGATGACTTCTTAGACGATTGA
- the copb2 gene encoding coatomer subunit beta' isoform X2, which translates to MPLRLDIKRKLTARSDRVKSVDLHPTEPWMLASLYNGSVCVWNHETQTLVKTFEVCDLPVRAAKFVARKNWVITGADDMQIRVFNYNTLERVHMFEAHSDYIRCIAVHPTQPYILTSSDDMLIKLWDWEKKWSCSQVFEGHTHYVMQIVINPKDNNQFASASLDRTIKVWQLGSSSPNFTLEGHEKGVNCIDYYSGGDKPYLISGADDRLVKIWDYQNKTCVQTLEGHAQNVSCVSFHPELPIIVTGSEDGTVRIWHSSTYRLESTLNYGMERVWCVCGLRGSNNVALGYDEGSIIIKLGREEPAMSMDTNGKIIWAKHSEVQQANLKAMGDTEIKDGERLPLAVKDMGSCEIYPQTIQHNPNGRFVVVCGDGEYIIYTAMALRNKSFGSAQEFVWAHDSSEYAIRESNSVVKIFKNFKEKKSFKPDFGAEGIYGGFLLGVRSVNGLAFYDWENTELIRRIEIQPKHIFWSDSGELVCIATEESFFILRYLADKVAASQESNEGVTEDGIEDAFEVQGEIQEIVKTGLWVGDCFIYTSSVNRLNYFVGGEIVTIAHLDRTMYLLGYIPKDDRLYLGDKELNIVSYSLLVSVLEYQTAVMRRDFSMADKVLPTIPKEQRTRVAHFLEKQGFKQQALAVSTDPEHRFELALQLGELKIGYQLAVEAESEQKWKQLAELAISKCQFGLAQECLHHAQDYGGLLLLATASGNAAMVSKLAEGAERDGKNNVAFMTYFLQGKLDQCLELLIRTNRLPEAAFLARTYLPSQVSRVVKLWRESLAKVNQKAAESLADPTEYENLFPGLKEAFVAEQYLRETCLGKSRPATDYPLVTPNEERNVLEEATGYEPKGVLPTQTKTADPEKATEEVEPVPVVIAAPVAAPVASVAPPKSEPAKNEMDDLTKFREKTLEELEDDLDNLELDDIDTTDVNLDDDFLDD; encoded by the exons ATG CCTCTCAGGCTGGACATCAAGCGCAAGCTCACAGCTCGGTCGGACCGCGTCAAAAGCGTGGATCTCCATCCCACCGAGCCATGGATGCTGGCCAGTCTCTACAACGGCAGCGTGTGCGTCTGGAACCATGAAACACAA ACCTTGGTGAAGACGTTTGAAGTGTGCGACCTGCCAGTGAGAGCTGCAAAGTTTGTCGCCAGGAAGAACTGGGTCATCACCGGAGCA GACGACATGCAGATCCGTGTTTTCAACTACAACACGTTAGAGCGGGTGCACATGTTCGAGGCGCATTCAGATTACATCCGCTGCATCGCCGTGCACCCTACTCAACCCTACATCCTTACTAGCAgtg atgataTGCTCATTAAGCTGTGGGACTGGGAGAAGAAATGGTCATGCAGTCAGGTGTTCGAGGGCCACACGCATTACGTCATGCAGATTGTCATCAACCCTAAAGACAACAACCAGTTTGCGAGTGCATCTCTGGACAGAACCATTAAG gtGTGGCAGCTGGGTTCCTCATCCCCCAACTTTACTCTGGAGGGCCATGAGAAAGGCGTGAACTGCATTGATTATTACAGCGGGGGAGATAAGCCGTATCTCATTTCAGGTGCTGATGACAGGCTGGTGAAGATCTGGGACTACCAG AATAAGACGTGCGTGCAGACGCTGGAAGGTCATGCCCAGAACGTGTCATGCGTGAGCTTCCACCCTGAGCTGCCGATCATCGTTACAGGATCCGAAGACG GCACAGTACGTATCTGGCACTCCAGCACCTATCGCCTGGAGAGTACGCTGAACTATGGCATGGagagggtgtggtgtgtgtgtggtctgcgTGGTTCCAACAACGTTGCACTTGGGTACGACGAGGGAAGCATTATTATTAAG CTTGGTCGTGAGGAACCTGCCATGTCCATGGACACCAACGGTAAGATCATCTGGGCCAAGCATTCAGAGGTACAGCAGGCAAACCTGAAGGCCATGGGAGACACGGAGATTAAAGACGGAGAGAGGCTGCCACTAGCCGTCAAAGACATGGGCAGCTGTGAGATTTACCCCCAGACTATTCAACACAATCCTAACGGAAG GTTCGTGGTGGTTTGCGGAGATGGAGAGTACATCATCTACACGGCCATGGCTCTGAGGAACAAGAGCTTCGGCTCCGCTCAGGAGTTTGTCTGGGCCCATGATTCTTCTGA GTATGCAATCAGAGAAAGCAACAGCGTGGTGAAAATCTTCAAGAACTTTAAGGAGAAGAAGTCCTTCAAGCCTGACTTTGGGGCAGAGG GTATCTACGGTGGCTTTCTATTGGGCGTCAGGTCCGTAAACGGCTTGGCTTTCTACGACTGGGAGAACACGGAGCTCATACGGCGCATTGAAATCCAGCCCAAACAC ATCTTCTGGTCAGACTCTGGAGAGCTGGTGTGCATCGCCACGGAGGAGTCGTTCTTCATCCTGCGCTACCTGGCAGACAAAGTGGCCGCGTCGCAGGAGTCCAACGAAGGGGTTACCGAGGATGGCATTGAGGATGCTTTTGAG gtccaAGGAGAGATACAGGAGATTGTAAAGACAGGTCTGTGGGTGGGAGACTGCTTCATCTACACCAGCTCTGTCAACCGGCTGAACTACTTTGTTGGAGGAGAGATCGTCACCATTGCTCACCTGGATAG GACCATGTACCTGCTGGGCTACATCCCTAAAGATGACCGTCTGTACCTGGGTGACAAGGAGCTGAACATTGTCAGTTATTCGCTGCTGGTGTCGGTGTTGGAGTACCAGACAGCCGTCATGCGGCGCGACTTCTCCATGGCTGACAAAGTGCTTCCCACCATTCCAAAAGAGCAGAGGACCAGGGTGGCCCACTTCCTGGAGAAACAG ggTTTCAAACAGCAAGCCCTGGCTGTGTCCACTGACCCCGAGCACAGGTTTGAGCTTGCTCTACAACTAGGGGAACTGAAGATTGGCTATCAGCTAGCAGTAGAAGCCGAG tctgAGCAAAAGTGGAAGCAGCTGGCAGAGCTGGCTATCAGTAAGTGCCAGTTTGGCTTGGCACAGGAGTGCCTTCATCACGCCCAGGACTATGGAGGCCTGCTGCTGTTGGCTACAGCCTCTGGCAACGCCGCTATGGTGAGCAAACTGGCTGAGGGTGCTGAACGCGACGGCAAGAACAACGTTGCCTTCATGACCTACTTCTTGCAGGGAAA GCTGGACCAGTGTCTGGAACTTCTGATTAGGACCAATCGGTTACCTGAGGCCGCCTTCCTCGCTCGCACCTACCTGCCCAGCCAAGTGTCCAG AGTGGTAAAGCTGTGGAGAGAGAGCCTGGCAAAAGTAAACCAGAAAGCCGCAGAGTCGCTGGCCGACCCCACCGAATACGAGAACCTGTTCCCTGGGCTGAAGGAGGCTTTCGTTGCTGAGCAGTACCTCAGAGAGACCTGCCTGGGCAAGAGCAGACCCGCCACCGACTATCCACTGGTCACG CCTAATGAGGAGCGCAATGTGCTAGAAGAAGCCACCGGTTATGAACCCAAAGGTGTACTTCCCACCCAGACAAAG ACTGCTGACCCTGAGAAGGCTACAGAAGAAGTGGAACCAGTACCAGTGGTCATAGCTGCTCCTGTAGCTGCTCCAGTAGCTAGTGTGGCTCCTCCAAaatcagagcctgctaaaaacgAAATGGATGACCTGACAAAGTTCAGAGAAAAG ACTCTGGAGGAACTAGAGGATGACCTAGACAACCTGGAGCTGGACGACATTGACACTACAGACGTCAACCTGGACGATGACTTCTTAGACGATTGA